A section of the Humulus lupulus chromosome 2, drHumLupu1.1, whole genome shotgun sequence genome encodes:
- the LOC133816583 gene encoding uncharacterized protein LOC133816583 — translation MHDLLLNVVVHGALRCLALLSDDLDDKVMPTLVPVLFPCLLTIVSSTQVYDKYLRAKALSIIYSCISMLGAMSGVYRVFSSLCFNYCSLM, via the exons ATGCATGATTTGCTTCTAAATGTTGTAGTTCATGGAGCTTTGAGGTGCTTGGCTCTTCTCTCTGATGACTTGGACGATAAAGTGATGCCCACATTAGTACCTGTTTTGTTCCCATGCTTGCTTACTATTGTTTCATCCACTCAG GTGTATGACAAATATTTACGTGCAAAAGctctttcaattatttattcttgTATCTCCATGCTGGGTGCAATGAGTGGTGTTTATAGGGTATTTTCTtcattatgttttaattattgcTCATTGATGTGA